TAATGTCTGGTAAAGGACTTGTTGCTGCGACTGCTCGGCCCGAAAGATTCGGGCAATACGCGGGCACAGCGTTTGAGAGGGAGCGTGACCCCGGTCTGAAATTTGCACTAGTGGGGAAGATCATTGTAAGTCGTTGTCTCACGCCCTCCAAGCGCTCAAAAATGCTTAGCTTTCGAGGGCACATCCGGCGCGATTTAACGGTGCGAAAAATTTCAAAAGGGTTTAGGATGAATTTGAGCGATGTCGTTTCCGAATAGCGCGCCGCGCACGACATCGGTCGCAGATCTCGGCGAGGAGGTAGCATGGATATCTACAGCAGCTTCGCGACCCGCTTCGAAAAAACGCGAGAGGAGGAGTTCTCGCTCGAGGAGTATCTCGCGCTCTGCAAGGAAGATCCCAATGCGTACGCCACGGCTGGCGAACGCATGCTGACGGCAATCGGCGAACCCGAACAGATCGACACCCGCAACGATCCGCGCCTGTCGCGCATCTTTGCGAACAAGGTCATCAAGGTGTATCCCGCATTCCGCGAGTTCTATGGCATGGAAGACGTGATCGAGCAGGTCGTCGCGTACTTCCGCCATGCGGCGCAAGGACTCGAAGAGAAGAAGCAGATTCTCTATCTGCTCGGACCGGTGGGCGGCGGCAAGTCCTCCATCGCCGAGCGTCTGAAGCAGTTCATGGAGCGCGTGCCGTTCTATTCGATCAAGGGCTCGCCCGTGAACGAATCTCCACTAGGGCTTTTCGACTACGACGAAGACGGTCCGATACTCGAAGAGCAATACGGCATACCTCGCCGTTACCTGCGGAGCATCCTGAGCCCGTGGGCGGTGAAGCGCCTGCACGAATATAACGGCGACATCCGCAAGTTCCGCGTGGTGCGCCGCTTCCCCTCCATCCTGCGCCAGATCGGCATTGCGAAAACGGAACCTGGTGACGAGAACAATCAGGACATCTCGTCGCTCGTCGGCAAGGTGGACATCCGCAAGCTCGAGCAATACGCACAGGACGACGCGGACGCGTACAGCTACTCCGGTGGTCTGTGTCTCGCGAATCAGGGCTTGCTCGAATTCGTCGAAATGTTCAAGGCGCCAATCAAGGTGCTGCACCCGCTGCTTACGGCCACACAAGAGGGGAACTTCAAGGGTACTGAAGGATTCGGCGCGATCCCGTTCAACGGCATCATCCTCGCGCACTCGAACGAGTCGGAGTGGAAGGCGTTCCGCAACAACCGCAACAACGAAGCACTGCTCGATCGTATTTTCGTGGTGAAGGTGCCGTACTGCCTGCGCTACTCGGAAGAGATGAAGATCTACGAGAAGCTGCTGCGCAATTCGTCGCTGGCCGAAGCGGTATGCGCACCGGGCACGCTCAAGATGATGGCGCAGATGTCGGTGCTCACGCGCTTGCAGGAGCCGGAGAACTCCAGCCTCTTCTCGAAGATGCAGGTGTACGACGGCGAAAACCTCAAGGACACCGATCCAAAAGCGAAGTCATACCAGGAGTACCGCGATTTCGCGGGCGTCGACGAAGGCATGAACGGGGTCTCCACGCGCTTCGCGTTCAAGATCCTCTCGCGCGTGTTCAACTTCGATTCGACCGAAGTGGCCGCGAATCCGGTGCACCTCATGTACGTGCTCGAACAGCAGATCGAGCGCGAGCAGTTCCCGCCGGAAACCGAGCAGAAGTATCTGTCGTTCGTGAAGGACGTGCTGGCCTCGCGTTATGCGGAGTTCATCGGCAAGGAGATTCAGACTGCTTACCTCGAGTCGTATTCCGAGTACGGGCAGAACATCTTCGACCGCTATGTCACGTACGCCGACTTCTGGATTCAGGATCAGGAGTTCCGCGACCACGACACGGGCGAGAGCTTCGACCGCGCGGCGTTGAACGCCGAACTCGAGAAGATCGAGAAGCCCGCGGGCATCAGCAACCCGAAGGACTTCCGCAACGAGATCGTGAACTTCGTGCTGCGTGCGCGTGCAGCCAATGCCGGCAAGAACCCGGCGTGGATCAGCTACGAGAAGTTGCGCGTGGTGATCGAAAAGAAAATGTTTTCGAACACGGAAGAACTTTTGCCGGTTATCTCGTTCAATGCGAAAGGATCGGCGGAAGAGCAGCGCAAGCACGAGGACTTCGTCAATCGCATGGTGGCGAAGGGCTATACGCCGAAGCAGGTCCGGTTGCTCTGCGACTGGTATCTGCGGGTGCGCAAGTCGTCGTGAACGAAGCGGCTTTACCGTCCGAGTGCGCCGCCGCGGTTTTGCGGCGGCGCAAAAGGACCCCCGGCGGGGCGCAGGCGGCGTGGCCATGAGCGGGTGAACGCGGCACGCACGATGGCAGACGCGGCAATGAACACTGCGCACCTCGCCCATTCGAAACTGGAGCGGGAGACTAGATGTGCTTCATCAAATCATCGACCGCAGGCTAGCCGGAAAGAACAAGAGTATTGCCAATCGCGAGCGCTTTTTGCGCCGTGTGAAGAACTATATTCGTCACGCCGTCTCGGAAGCGGTGCGTGACCGCAGCATCAAAGATATTCAGAGTAATCAGAGCATCACCATTCCGCGCAAGGACATTGCGGAGCCGTCGTTCCGGCACGGCCCCGGCGGCAAGCGCGAAATGGTCCACCCAGGCAACGAGGACTACATTCGCGGCGACCGCATTCCGCGCCCACAGGGCGGCGGGGGCGGAGGCGGCAGCCAGGCGAGCAACGAGGGCGAAGGTCAGGACGACTTCGTGTTCGAACTCTCGCGCGAAGAGTTCATGCAGTACTTCTTCGACGACCTCGAACTGCCGCGCCTCGTCAAAACCCATCTCATGGCCGTGCCTACGTGGAAGAGCATCCGCGCGGGCTGGGCCGCCGAGGGCACGCCAAACAACATCGACGTCGTAAGGTCGCTGCGCAGCGCGCTTGGCCGGCGTATCGCGCTCGGCGCACCGCTCGTGAACGAACTGCACGAACTCGAAGAGCAACTCGAAGTGCTCAAGGCCGACCCGGCCGACCGGCGCGAAGAAATCGCGTTGCTCGAAGAGCAGATTCATCACCTGCGCGGACGCATCTGGCGCATTCCGTTCATCGACCCGTTCGATCTGCGTTACGTGAATCGCGTGAAGCAGCCGCAACCGTCGAGCCAGGCCGTGATGTTCTGCCTGATGGACGTGTCGGGCTCGATGGACGAGCAGCGCAAGGACCTGTCCAAGCGCTTCTTCATCCTGCTGTACCTGTTCCTCAAGCGCAATTACGAAAAGATCGAGGTGGTCTTCATACGCCACCACACGCGCGCCGAGGAAGTGGACGAGGACACCTTCTTTCATTCCACCGAAAGCGGCGGCACGGTGGTGTCGAGCGCGCTGGAGCTGATGAAAAAAGTGATCGAGGACCGTTATTCGCCAAGCGACTGGAACATTTATGGCGCACAGGCTTCCGACGGCGACAATTGGACTGACGATTCACCCAAATGCCGCAAGATCCTCGCGGATGACATACTGCCTCAGGTGCGCTATTTTGCGTATATTCAGGTGACACCGGAGGAGCAGAACCTCTGGCTTGAATACGCGCAGCTCGCACTCACCGAACCGCATCTGGCGATGAAGAAAGTCGACACCGCGGCGGACATCTACCCGGTGTTCCGGGAGCTTTTCGAAAAGCAGGTGGAGCACTCATGACGACACGCCACCTGCACAATGAGGCGCGCGGCTACCAGCCGGAGCGCCGCAAGACGAGCGGCCACGAAAAAGGGCATCATGGCGAACACGGTGACGAGCGCAAGCCCGATCATCGCGAAGACGCCGAAGCGCCCGGACCTGCCGCCGGGGCTGCTCGCCACAAGGAGCATGGGCTCGCCCAGCAAAGGGAAGTGCAAATGAACGTAGCCGACAAACGGCCGTTGCCGTGCCCCTCCGACTGGACCTTCGAACTCATCGAGGAGTACGACACACATATCTCGCATGTTGCAGAGCAATACGAACTGGACGTCTACCCCATCCAGCTCGAATTGATCAGCGCCGAGCAGATGATGGACGCCTATGCGTCCGTCGGCATGCCGGTGAACTACCGTCACTGGTCGTTCGGCAAGCACTTTCTCTCCACCGAAAAGAGTTATCGCCGCGGCCAGATGGGTCTCGCGTACGAGATCGTCATCAACTCCAATCCCTGCATTGCGTATCTCATGGAAGAGAACACCATGACGATGCAGGCGCTCGTGATCGCGCACGCCGCGTACGGGCACAACTCGTTCTTCAAGGGCAACTATCTGTTCCGGTTATGGACAGATGCGCACGCCATCATCGACTACCTCGTCTACGCGAAGAATTACATCGCCGAATGCGAGGAGCGATTCGGTCTGGACCGCGTGGAGGAGTTGCTCGACTCGTGCCACGCGCTCATGAATTACGGCGTGGATCGTTACAAGCGGCCGCAAAAGCTGTCTCTCGAGCGCGAGGCGGCACTGCGCCGGGAACGCGAGGCTTATCTGCAGTCCCAGGTGAATGAGCTGTGGCGCACGCTGCCCAAGCAGCAAATGCCCGTTGCGGAGGAAACCGACGAGCGCTTTCCGCCCGAGCCGCAGGAAAACCTGCTGTATTTCGCCGAAAAGAACGCGCCGTTGCTCGAACCGTGGGAGCGGGAAGTCATCCGCATCGTGCGCAAGATCGGGCAGTACTTCTACCCGCAGCGGCAAACCCAGGTCATGAACGAAGGCTGGGCCACGTTCTGGCATTACACGCTGCTCAACACGCTCTATGCGCAGGGCAAGCTCGAAGACGGCTTCATGATGGAGTTCCTGCATTCGCACAGCAACGTGATCTATCAGCCGCCGGTGACGAAGCCGTATTACAGCGGCATCAATCCGTATGCGCTCGGGTTTTCGATGATGAGCGACATTCGCCGTATCTGCGAGAACCCCACGGAGGAGGACCGCAAGTGGTTTCCTGAGCTGGCCGGCAGTCCGTGGCTCAAGGCGCTGCACTATGCGATGCGCAACTTCAAGGACGAGAGTTTCGTGGCGCAATATCTGTCGCCGCATCTGATCCGCGAAATGCGGCTCTTCTCGGTGCTCGACGACGACATGCGCGACGCGCTCGAAGTCTCGGCCATCCACGACGACAGCGGCTATCAGTACGTGCGCCAGGCGCTTTCGCGTCAGTACGACATGCATCACCGCGAGCCGAATATCCAGGTGTGGTCGGTGAACACGCGCGGCGATCGCAGCCTCACGCTGCGTCACTTCATGAGCGATAACCGCCATCTTTCGGGCGACACCGACGAAGTGTTGCGCCACATGGCGCGCCTCTGGCAGTTCGACGTGTTCCTCGAAAGCGTGGACGAAAACGGCACGGTCCGAAAACGCTACGAATGCCGTTATATGCCGCCGCCGATTCGGGTCTAGCCATCTCGCTGCATCACGCGATTGAGCGTATAAGTCATGAGGCCAGCCTGCGGGCTGGCCTCTTTCTTTGATGCGCGTGCAACGACGTTGCAATCGATTGCGTACCGCAACGCCCACGCGCGCTAACATACTGCGCCAGTGAACCCGCAGCAAAAAAACACTGCCCGTAGAGGCGGATTTCGAAAGGATGGCGTAATGGCGTTTGAACTCTTTCGCGGCGTGCGGCCGCTTTCTCGCGCGTCTGCATGGCGCGACGCGCTCGCCGGTGTGCAGCTTGCCTCGATGAACGTGCCGCAGCTGCTTGGCTACGCACGCATCGCGGGCATGCCTGCCGTCACCGGTTTGTACACGGGCTTTCTGCCGCTCGTTGCTTTCGCGCTCTTTGGCGCGTCGCGTCACCTCGTGGTCGCTGCCGACTCCGCCACGGCCACGATTTTCGCGAGCCGCCTTACGACCATGGCTGCGCCTTCGAGCGCCGAATATGTCGCGCTCGCGGGCATGACGGCCTTGCTCACGGCTGTGTTGTTGTTGATCGCACGCGTGTTTCGTCTCGGTTTTCTCGCGGACTTCCTTTCGCGCACCGTGCTCGCAGGTTTTCTCACCGGCGTGGGCGTGCAGGTGGGGGTGGCGATGCTCGGCGACATGCTTGGCATTGCTGTCAATTCACGCCGCACGGTCCTGCAGATCAAGCAGATCGTCACGCAACTGGGCACGATTCACTGGGCGACGCTTGCCATCGCCGTGGTTGTCGTGGCTTCGATCCTGGTCTTCAAGAAGGTCCGGCCGCGCTGGCCCGTGCCCCTCGTCGCCGTGGTGGGGAGCATCGCCGCGAGCGCCATGCTGAACTTCGCGGGTCACGGCATTTCCGTGATCGGTCCGGTGCAGGGCGGCTTGCCGCGCATCGCCTTTCCCGCCGTCGACTGGTTCCAGATGATCGACCTGCTGCAGGTGGCGGCGTCGTGCTTCGTCATCATCGTCGCGCAAAGCGCCGCCACGAGCCGCGCATTTGCCGAGCGCTACGGCGAGCGCACCGACGAGGACGCCAATCTGCTCGGCCTCGCGGCGGCCAATGCGGCGGCTTCGTTCAGCGGCGCTTTCGTCGTCAACGGCAGCCTCACGCAAACCGCCATGGCCGATCAGGCCGGCGCGCGCAGCCAGTTCGCGCAGCTTGTGTTTGCGGGCGTCGTGCTCGTCGTCTTGCTGTTCTTCAGCCGCCTGCTGCAGTACCTGCCGCACTGCGTGCTGGCCGCGATCGTCTTCACGATTGCCGTGGGGCTCGTGAACATTCGCCAGCTAATCGATATTCGCCGCGAAAGTCCCGGCGAATTCCGGCTTGCGGTGACCACAGCGCTCGCCGTTGTCGTGATCGGCGTGGAGAACGGTATCCTCATCGCCATCGGCCTGTCTTTGCTGCGCCACGTGCGGCATAGCTACCGGCCGCACACCATGGTGCTCGTGCCGAACGAGGAGGGGCACTGGCTGCCCGAACCCGCGCAAGCAGGGCAGCTCACGGCGCCAGGGTTGATCGTCTATCGCTTCGGCGCCGACCTGTTCTATGCGAACGACCATCTGTTCGTCGACGAACTGCGCGCGCTGATCGATCGGGCGCCGACGCCGGTACATTGCGTGGTCGTGGATGCGGGTGCGATTACCGATCTCGATTATTCCGCGGGGCGCGCCGTAATCGACCTTTGCTCGGAACTCGGGGAGCGCGGCGTCAAGGTGATTTTCGGGCGCGTGAACCGCTACTTGCTGTCGGACATGGATCGGCACGGCATCACCCCCATCGTGGGGCGTGCGAACATCTTCCCAACGCTGCACGAAGCGCTCGCGGCGGTGCGCCCCGATCTGGAGTCGCGCACGGATACGTGAGGCTCGTGTAGCCATGCTACAAGCCAAAGCGCGCTGTAGTCCGGAAAACATGTGAAGCAGCTACATAAAAACGTCCAGAGAAACCCCGATTGTCCGTTGGATTTGGCCGCTGCTATTGTGCGCTTCAAGCGCTGTGGAAGCGCTTCCACTCCAACCTGATCCGGCTGCCCAGAACGCATACGCCGGTGATTCCCGCGCAGGAGATTTCGTGAATCAGGACACCGCATTGCCGCCTTCCGCCGCCGCAGTTGCCGACGATCCGTTCACTCCGCCCGCCAGCTCCGCGCTGTGGCGCAGCGACTTCCTTTTTGGCGCCGCCACGGCTGCGTATCAGATCGAAGGCGCGATCCACGAAGACGGCCGGCTGCCGTCGATCTGGGACACGTTTAGCGCAACGCCGGGCAAAGTGCTCGCGGGAGACACGGGCGCCGTGGCTTGCGACCACTATCACCGCTGGGAGGCCGATCTCGATCTGCTCGAAAGCCTGAATTTCGAGGCATATCGCTTTTCGATCGCGTGGCCGCGCGTGATGGACGAGGCGGGGCGGCCCAATGCCAAAGGCATCGCGTTTTACAAGCGGTTGCTGGAGCGCCTGAAGGAGAAGGGCGTGCGCACCTTTGCCACGCTCTACCACTGGGATCTGCCGCAGCACCTGGAAGACCGCGGCGGCTGGCTCAACCGCGACACCGCGTACCGCTTCGCCGACTACGCGGACCTCATGAGCCGCGAACTCTCCGGCCTCGTCGACGCCTGGATGACGCTCAACGAGCCGTGGTGCTCGGCTTACCTCGGCTACGGCAACGGCCATCATGCGCCGGGCCTGGCCAACGGCCGCTACGCCACGCAGGCCATGCATCATCTGCTGCTCGGCCACGGCCTCGCCACCAGCGTGTTGCGCGCGAACGATCCGGGCTCGACCAAGGGGATCGTCGCGAACGTGGGGCGCGGCACGCCCGATTCGTCGTCGCCGGAAGATGTGCGCGCCGC
The Paraburkholderia acidiphila genome window above contains:
- a CDS encoding PrkA family serine protein kinase, which codes for MDIYSSFATRFEKTREEEFSLEEYLALCKEDPNAYATAGERMLTAIGEPEQIDTRNDPRLSRIFANKVIKVYPAFREFYGMEDVIEQVVAYFRHAAQGLEEKKQILYLLGPVGGGKSSIAERLKQFMERVPFYSIKGSPVNESPLGLFDYDEDGPILEEQYGIPRRYLRSILSPWAVKRLHEYNGDIRKFRVVRRFPSILRQIGIAKTEPGDENNQDISSLVGKVDIRKLEQYAQDDADAYSYSGGLCLANQGLLEFVEMFKAPIKVLHPLLTATQEGNFKGTEGFGAIPFNGIILAHSNESEWKAFRNNRNNEALLDRIFVVKVPYCLRYSEEMKIYEKLLRNSSLAEAVCAPGTLKMMAQMSVLTRLQEPENSSLFSKMQVYDGENLKDTDPKAKSYQEYRDFAGVDEGMNGVSTRFAFKILSRVFNFDSTEVAANPVHLMYVLEQQIEREQFPPETEQKYLSFVKDVLASRYAEFIGKEIQTAYLESYSEYGQNIFDRYVTYADFWIQDQEFRDHDTGESFDRAALNAELEKIEKPAGISNPKDFRNEIVNFVLRARAANAGKNPAWISYEKLRVVIEKKMFSNTEELLPVISFNAKGSAEEQRKHEDFVNRMVAKGYTPKQVRLLCDWYLRVRKSS
- a CDS encoding YeaH/YhbH family protein, which produces MLHQIIDRRLAGKNKSIANRERFLRRVKNYIRHAVSEAVRDRSIKDIQSNQSITIPRKDIAEPSFRHGPGGKREMVHPGNEDYIRGDRIPRPQGGGGGGGSQASNEGEGQDDFVFELSREEFMQYFFDDLELPRLVKTHLMAVPTWKSIRAGWAAEGTPNNIDVVRSLRSALGRRIALGAPLVNELHELEEQLEVLKADPADRREEIALLEEQIHHLRGRIWRIPFIDPFDLRYVNRVKQPQPSSQAVMFCLMDVSGSMDEQRKDLSKRFFILLYLFLKRNYEKIEVVFIRHHTRAEEVDEDTFFHSTESGGTVVSSALELMKKVIEDRYSPSDWNIYGAQASDGDNWTDDSPKCRKILADDILPQVRYFAYIQVTPEEQNLWLEYAQLALTEPHLAMKKVDTAADIYPVFRELFEKQVEHS
- a CDS encoding SpoVR family protein — translated: MTTRHLHNEARGYQPERRKTSGHEKGHHGEHGDERKPDHREDAEAPGPAAGAARHKEHGLAQQREVQMNVADKRPLPCPSDWTFELIEEYDTHISHVAEQYELDVYPIQLELISAEQMMDAYASVGMPVNYRHWSFGKHFLSTEKSYRRGQMGLAYEIVINSNPCIAYLMEENTMTMQALVIAHAAYGHNSFFKGNYLFRLWTDAHAIIDYLVYAKNYIAECEERFGLDRVEELLDSCHALMNYGVDRYKRPQKLSLEREAALRREREAYLQSQVNELWRTLPKQQMPVAEETDERFPPEPQENLLYFAEKNAPLLEPWEREVIRIVRKIGQYFYPQRQTQVMNEGWATFWHYTLLNTLYAQGKLEDGFMMEFLHSHSNVIYQPPVTKPYYSGINPYALGFSMMSDIRRICENPTEEDRKWFPELAGSPWLKALHYAMRNFKDESFVAQYLSPHLIREMRLFSVLDDDMRDALEVSAIHDDSGYQYVRQALSRQYDMHHREPNIQVWSVNTRGDRSLTLRHFMSDNRHLSGDTDEVLRHMARLWQFDVFLESVDENGTVRKRYECRYMPPPIRV
- a CDS encoding SulP family inorganic anion transporter encodes the protein MAFELFRGVRPLSRASAWRDALAGVQLASMNVPQLLGYARIAGMPAVTGLYTGFLPLVAFALFGASRHLVVAADSATATIFASRLTTMAAPSSAEYVALAGMTALLTAVLLLIARVFRLGFLADFLSRTVLAGFLTGVGVQVGVAMLGDMLGIAVNSRRTVLQIKQIVTQLGTIHWATLAIAVVVVASILVFKKVRPRWPVPLVAVVGSIAASAMLNFAGHGISVIGPVQGGLPRIAFPAVDWFQMIDLLQVAASCFVIIVAQSAATSRAFAERYGERTDEDANLLGLAAANAAASFSGAFVVNGSLTQTAMADQAGARSQFAQLVFAGVVLVVLLFFSRLLQYLPHCVLAAIVFTIAVGLVNIRQLIDIRRESPGEFRLAVTTALAVVVIGVENGILIAIGLSLLRHVRHSYRPHTMVLVPNEEGHWLPEPAQAGQLTAPGLIVYRFGADLFYANDHLFVDELRALIDRAPTPVHCVVVDAGAITDLDYSAGRAVIDLCSELGERGVKVIFGRVNRYLLSDMDRHGITPIVGRANIFPTLHEALAAVRPDLESRTDT
- a CDS encoding GH1 family beta-glucosidase — translated: MNQDTALPPSAAAVADDPFTPPASSALWRSDFLFGAATAAYQIEGAIHEDGRLPSIWDTFSATPGKVLAGDTGAVACDHYHRWEADLDLLESLNFEAYRFSIAWPRVMDEAGRPNAKGIAFYKRLLERLKEKGVRTFATLYHWDLPQHLEDRGGWLNRDTAYRFADYADLMSRELSGLVDAWMTLNEPWCSAYLGYGNGHHAPGLANGRYATQAMHHLLLGHGLATSVLRANDPGSTKGIVANVGRGTPDSSSPEDVRAARRFEVQHNAWILDPLLKGAYPEELWELWPGTEPLVLEGDMKTISAPLDFLGINYYFRTNVKSDGAHGFVEVPLKDVERTQMGWEVHPDGLRDLLIGFGRNYENLPPIYITENGMASDDRVSGGEVNDTQRISFLKRHLAAVDAAIKAGVDVRGYFVWSLLDNFEWAFGYERRFGVVHVDYDTQVRTPKRSAELIAHFIAQRRALEGA